One part of the Helicobacter cetorum MIT 99-5656 genome encodes these proteins:
- the dapB gene encoding 4-hydroxy-tetrahydrodipicolinate reductase: MKIGIYGASGRVGQLLLEELKGGYKGLVLTSVFARQKCEMDFGHFSHTPLVTNDLKAFVEACECVIDFSLPKGVDSLLDTLLECPKILVSGTTGLEKETLEKMQSLALKVPLLHAHNMSLGVAILNQLAFLASLKLQDADIEIVETHHNLKKDAPSGTALSLYQTCVKARGYDEKKALMTNREGLRSKESIGVVALRGGDVAGKHTIGFYLQGEYIELSHTATNRSIFAKGALEVALWLKDKKAKKYEIKEMFS; encoded by the coding sequence ATGAAAATTGGCATTTATGGAGCGAGTGGGCGTGTAGGACAATTACTCTTAGAAGAGTTAAAGGGGGGTTATAAAGGACTTGTTTTAACCAGCGTGTTTGCAAGACAGAAATGTGAAATGGATTTTGGCCATTTTTCACACACTCCCCTAGTAACCAACGACTTAAAAGCGTTTGTAGAAGCGTGTGAATGCGTGATTGATTTTTCTTTGCCAAAAGGTGTGGATAGTTTGTTAGACACTCTTTTAGAATGCCCCAAGATTCTCGTCTCTGGCACAACCGGACTAGAAAAAGAAACGCTAGAAAAAATGCAAAGCCTAGCTTTAAAAGTGCCCCTTTTACATGCCCATAACATGTCTTTAGGTGTTGCGATACTAAATCAATTAGCCTTTTTGGCTTCTTTGAAACTACAAGATGCAGATATTGAAATTGTAGAAACACACCATAATCTTAAAAAAGACGCTCCAAGTGGCACTGCACTAAGCTTGTATCAAACCTGTGTAAAAGCTAGGGGTTATGATGAGAAGAAGGCTCTTATGACAAACAGAGAAGGCTTGCGCTCCAAAGAGAGTATTGGTGTGGTCGCACTAAGGGGGGGCGATGTAGCGGGGAAGCACACGATAGGATTTTATTTGCAAGGCGAATATATAGAGCTTAGCCATACAGCTACAAATCGTTCTATCTTTGCTAAGGGGGCTTTAGAAGTCGCTTTATGGCTCAAAGATAAAAAAGCTAAAAAATATGAGATTAAAGAGATGTTTAGTTGA
- a CDS encoding vacuolating cytotoxin domain-containing protein encodes MVYRNGKTILRNKHFNKNFKHSFRGIKKKIAKKYRAKRSYSNSFKTYSSLSMPINKKIFLGLGLISVLSAQNAQDMTHSVWELWNENKAGSNTSYYVRHLRTYAGGNRGFTQNYGNNSLFIGTNNATQTPNNSSSIWFGGSNAQSGYVGFITGLFMAKDIYMTGTIGSGNAWGTGGGATLVFESSSTLTTDGANFQNNRAGTQTSWINLISNQSINLKNTNFSNQTPNGGFKVKSQSINYSGGTVSGAAFDLDNVNSSGTTTISGVNFNNNGSLTYKGGNGSGRSITFTNSNINHYTLNLNAENITFNNSTLGSVPNGNANTIGSAYTLNANNITFNNLTFDGGWFVFSKPNANINFQGTTTINNPTSPFLNMSGNVKINPNALFNIQNYTPSLGGTYTLFSMKSGTISYNDVGNLWNIIRIKNTQATKDTNSNATSSANGTHTYYVTYNLGGTLYNFREVFSPNSIILQSIYYGANGIYYTHGVNIYNNVFNLKTINNNQDNTVFYLNGMVTWNYTNASFTQTYSGKNSALVFNATTPWANGTTPNSNSMVRFGGYEGVNWGKTGYITGTFTADKIYITGTMMSGNGAQTGGGATLRFVGATEINIAGADFKNLKTTSQQSYMTFTSMGNNGSSSGKINVSHSNFYDWSNGGYDFTGNGTFDSVNFNQAHYKFQGSHNTYTFKNTKFLAGNFAFQGNTTIENHSVLDNGTYLFNGANNTFNSSTFNNGSFNFSHTQQTDTFSNNTFNNGSFGFNAQQVNFNGNTFNGGVFNFNKTPSVSFSNDTFNVKNGFILDGANTNFTFNSGVVFNLQGLLSGLNVGTSYKLARANSINYGNSTNLYQMLRWTSGSNPSGTLIPEKNNTSSPNDAKIYNVKFTDNGLTYYIRENFTQGITLTRLCTLGYTHCVNIHENAFWLKDINDSASSTVFYLNGMTTWKNAGIGTFTQNYSGADSVLVFNQTTPFEEGANPTSNSVISFGKTSGAEWGLVGYINGTFKANQIDITGTIRSGNGAKTGGGATLVFNAQKSLNIANANLNSDKAGLQNSWMKFIVDNGNLNVKNAHFSNQTPQGGFNLKANSITWDGGSVSGGGNFGVDNTNASGSAVIKNVTFSGNGTLIYKGGENNAGNSLTLENNSFNSYNINTKAQKLIFDNNTFNGGSYSFNNAQNISFKGTNTLINSDPFKHLQGSIAIENKSIFNIERDLKNNTTYTLLSGSAIKYNNESLADNVFSKSLWNIIHYDGEQGTLLRNDNNTYFVQFTQSNGQKFVFEETFNHGSITYKYFTIDSSPIHIGTSSKDIWGQIQKQFDFIPGKIAVCSGVCYIAPSKNQDLIGSTALAWSTNFGATVVGTLLLGSAQEQANDNGGSIWFGKNNLLYLHGNFNATNIFLTNNFNVGNPNAGGGATINFNADETLNADGLNYTNFQTVALGLQTSSSQHSWANFNSKLSMDIKNSNFRDFTWGGFNFNSGRMTFENSTFSGWTNINGATESGSSYMRAIANTDLIFTNSILGGGMHYELRASNIIFNNSQMVIDVSKNVNQSLLSGNVTFNNSRLTVKPNASISVGDNQTQTILENASSLSFYNDSVAHFNGRTTFEGVAYLNLNPNAQISFNQVDFNNANVTFYGIPLFGKTPNFGNSVRLINFTGDTTFNQSTLNLRAKNIHLNFQGTSTFENDSIMNLAQSSQASFNTLNVEGTTNFNLNSSSQLNFNGVSSFNAPTSFYANASQISFTNQAVFNSSVLFDLGQNSTLNFQKVVLNGTLNLLGGGSNTLAINASGNFSFGTKGLLNLSYVNLFGGENKVYQILQAQSIDGLGGASGYEKIRFYGMQIDKASYSNNNGKQLWSFTNPLNTSETITETLHNNRLKIQIAQNGTTNSSVMFNLAPSLYNYKQNAYDESTNSYNNVSDKVGTYYLTSNIKGLNKNNETPGTYNALNQRLQALHIYNQAITKQDLTTIANLGKEFLPKIAKLLSSGVLDSLNLNSPSSFETILNILKEYNITLSSTDWKSLLHIINGFSNTINQDFSQGNLVVGATKEGQTNTNSVIWFGGDGYKEPCAIGDSTCQMFRETNLGQLLHSTSPYLGYINANFKAKNIYITGTIGSGNAFGSGGSANVSFDSGTNLVLNQATIKAQGSDKLFSYLGQGGIEKIFGEKGLGNVLSNIIYEESLNNNAIPKGLSDILPKDLGAKTLGSLLNPSEVNNLLGMSAFKNAIMEILNTKTVGDVFGPNGLLNALDSAQRKEIDTMLLQQIEAHSSGFEKFMVKTLGIDNVENFINNWYGKQSLSSFANNFVPGGLNQALDKIGSDADAKALQSFLDKTTFGDILSQMLAQTPLINKLITWLGPQDLSVLINIALENITNPSKELVSTISSVGEKVLDDLLGQGVVTKIMNNQVLGQMISKIIADKGLGGVYNQGLGSILPKSLQDELKQFGMGSLLGSRGLHNFWQKGNFNFLAKNYVFVNNSSFSNATGGELNFIAGKSIIFNGNNTINFTGYQGMLSFISKDVSNISINTLNATNGLILNAPRNNISVKQGQICVNILDCATNSSTKENTHIASTSSSNAITPTNETLEVNANNFSFLGTIKANGGLDFSHVLQDTLIGTLNLEQNATLKAHNLSINTAFNNQSDSRASISGNFNLLKGATLSTNENGLSVGGNFYSEGQLIFNLNNQTNKAIINIAGTSTIMSNNNQAFIDVNTKLKQGTYTLMDAKRMVYGYDNKKINGGSLSDYLKLYTLIDFNGKRMQLNGNTLSYDNKPVDVKDGGFVVSFKDAQGQMVYSSILYNKVQITISDKPIIIQAPNLAYYINHIQGSKSLSAIYKAGGSNALMWLDELFQAKGGNPLFAPYYLQDHSTKHIVTLMEDITSALGMLSNPRLKNNSTDSLQLNTYTQQMGRLAKLSSFASFASSDFSERLSSLKNKRFADATPNAMDVVLKYSQRDKLKNNLWVTGVGGVSFVKSGTGTLYGINVGYDRFIKGVIIGGYAAYAYSGFNDRITYSGSNNVNVGLYARAFIKKSELTFSVNETWGANQTQINSNDSLLSMINQSYNYNTWTTSAKLNYGYDFMFKNKSVIFKPQIGLGYYYIGITGLEGMMNNPLYNQFRANADPSKKSVLTINFALENRHYFNKNSYFYAITGIGRDLFVNSMGDKVVRFIGDNTLSYRKGELYNTFASITTGGEVRLFKGFYANAGVGARFGLNYEMINITGNVGMRLAF; translated from the coding sequence ATGGTTTATAGAAATGGAAAAACTATCTTAAGAAACAAACACTTTAATAAAAATTTTAAGCACTCTTTTAGGGGTATAAAAAAGAAAATCGCTAAGAAATACAGGGCTAAACGCTCTTATAGTAACTCATTTAAAACTTATTCTAGCCTTTCTATGCCTATAAACAAGAAAATATTCTTAGGACTTGGGCTAATCTCAGTTTTGAGTGCTCAAAACGCTCAAGATATGACCCATAGCGTTTGGGAATTATGGAATGAAAACAAGGCTGGAAGCAACACTTCTTACTATGTTAGGCATTTACGCACTTATGCTGGGGGGAATAGAGGCTTTACGCAAAATTATGGCAATAATTCCTTGTTTATTGGCACAAATAATGCCACTCAGACCCCCAACAACTCTTCAAGTATATGGTTTGGGGGGAGTAACGCTCAAAGCGGTTATGTGGGCTTTATCACTGGGCTATTTATGGCTAAAGATATTTATATGACAGGAACTATAGGTTCTGGTAATGCTTGGGGGACCGGTGGGGGTGCAACTCTTGTTTTTGAAAGCTCAAGCACTTTAACAACTGATGGGGCTAATTTCCAAAATAATAGGGCTGGGACACAGACTTCTTGGATAAATTTAATTTCAAATCAGAGTATTAATCTAAAAAACACAAATTTTAGCAATCAAACCCCTAATGGGGGCTTTAAAGTCAAATCTCAAAGTATCAATTATAGTGGCGGAACGGTCAGTGGTGCGGCTTTTGACTTGGATAATGTTAATAGTAGTGGCACAACTACCATTAGTGGGGTGAATTTCAATAATAATGGTTCGCTCACTTATAAGGGGGGAAATGGTAGTGGGAGGAGCATAACCTTTACTAATTCTAATATTAATCATTACACACTCAATCTTAATGCTGAAAATATTACCTTTAATAACAGCACTTTAGGGAGTGTGCCTAATGGAAATGCAAATACCATAGGAAGTGCTTATACCCTTAATGCAAATAATATTACTTTTAATAACTTGACCTTTGATGGGGGCTGGTTTGTTTTTAGTAAGCCAAATGCCAACATTAATTTTCAAGGCACAACTACGATTAATAACCCTACTTCACCTTTTTTAAATATGAGTGGGAATGTTAAAATTAATCCTAATGCACTCTTTAACATTCAAAATTACACGCCTAGTCTAGGAGGCACTTACACACTTTTTAGCATGAAAAGTGGCACTATCAGTTACAATGATGTGGGTAATTTGTGGAATATCATTAGGATTAAAAACACACAAGCTACAAAAGACACTAATAGCAATGCTACAAGCTCTGCTAATGGCACCCACACTTATTATGTAACTTACAATTTAGGTGGCACGCTCTATAATTTTAGGGAAGTCTTTAGCCCTAATTCCATTATTTTACAATCCATTTATTATGGTGCAAATGGTATTTACTACACGCATGGGGTGAATATCTATAACAATGTTTTTAATTTAAAAACTATCAACAATAATCAAGATAATACGGTGTTTTATCTCAATGGCATGGTTACTTGGAATTACACGAATGCGAGTTTCACTCAAACTTATAGTGGAAAAAATAGTGCCTTAGTTTTTAACGCCACTACCCCTTGGGCTAATGGCACAACCCCTAATTCTAATAGCATGGTGCGTTTTGGAGGGTATGAAGGAGTCAATTGGGGAAAAACCGGCTATATTACCGGCACTTTCACAGCAGATAAGATTTATATTACTGGCACCATGATGAGCGGTAATGGAGCACAGACTGGTGGGGGAGCGACTTTACGCTTCGTGGGTGCGACTGAAATTAATATCGCTGGAGCTGATTTTAAAAATCTAAAGACCACTTCACAACAATCCTACATGACTTTTACTAGTATGGGAAATAACGGCTCTAGTAGCGGTAAAATTAATGTTTCGCATTCTAATTTTTATGACTGGAGCAATGGGGGGTATGATTTTACAGGTAATGGCACCTTTGATAGCGTGAATTTCAATCAAGCCCATTATAAGTTTCAAGGCTCTCACAATACTTACACTTTCAAAAACACGAAGTTTTTAGCAGGAAATTTTGCTTTTCAAGGCAATACAACCATAGAAAATCATTCTGTTTTAGACAATGGCACTTATTTGTTTAATGGAGCTAACAACACTTTTAACTCTAGCACATTTAATAATGGCTCGTTTAACTTCAGCCACACGCAACAAACAGACACTTTTAGCAACAACACTTTTAATAACGGCTCGTTTGGTTTTAACGCTCAACAAGTAAACTTTAATGGGAATACTTTCAATGGGGGTGTGTTTAATTTCAACAAGACCCCTAGCGTGAGTTTTTCTAATGACACTTTTAATGTCAAAAACGGCTTTATTTTAGATGGAGCGAATACAAATTTCACTTTTAATAGTGGCGTGGTGTTTAATTTACAAGGATTATTGAGTGGTTTAAATGTTGGCACAAGTTATAAATTAGCGAGAGCTAATAGTATTAACTATGGCAATAGCACTAACTTATACCAAATGTTGCGTTGGACTAGTGGAAGTAATCCTAGTGGCACGCTTATTCCTGAAAAGAATAACACTAGTTCGCCTAATGATGCCAAAATCTATAATGTCAAATTCACAGATAATGGTTTGACTTACTATATTAGAGAGAATTTTACGCAAGGCATTACACTCACTCGTTTATGCACTCTAGGATATACGCATTGTGTGAATATCCATGAAAATGCATTTTGGCTCAAAGATATTAATGATAGTGCTAGTAGCACCGTATTTTATCTCAATGGCATGACCACTTGGAAGAATGCTGGCATAGGCACTTTCACGCAAAATTATAGTGGTGCTGATAGTGTTTTGGTATTCAATCAAACTACCCCTTTTGAAGAAGGAGCAAATCCGACTTCAAATAGTGTGATTAGTTTTGGAAAAACTTCAGGGGCTGAATGGGGGCTAGTGGGTTATATCAACGGCACTTTTAAAGCAAATCAAATTGATATTACCGGCACTATTCGTTCTGGTAATGGGGCAAAAACCGGTGGGGGAGCGACTTTAGTCTTTAACGCCCAAAAGAGTTTGAATATCGCTAATGCAAATCTCAACAGCGATAAGGCTGGTTTGCAAAATTCATGGATGAAGTTCATTGTGGATAATGGTAATTTGAATGTAAAAAACGCTCATTTTAGCAACCAAACCCCACAAGGGGGCTTTAATCTCAAAGCAAATAGTATTACTTGGGATGGGGGGTCTGTAAGTGGGGGTGGGAATTTTGGCGTGGATAACACTAATGCTAGTGGGAGTGCTGTGATTAAGAATGTTACTTTTAGTGGCAATGGCACTCTGATTTATAAGGGGGGCGAAAATAATGCCGGCAATTCTTTAACCCTAGAAAACAATTCGTTTAATTCCTATAATATCAATACAAAGGCTCAAAAGCTCATTTTTGACAACAACACTTTTAATGGGGGAAGTTATTCGTTTAATAACGCTCAAAACATCTCGTTTAAAGGCACGAACACGCTGATTAATAGCGACCCTTTTAAGCATCTTCAAGGTTCAATCGCTATTGAGAATAAGAGCATTTTTAATATTGAAAGGGATTTAAAGAATAACACCACTTACACGCTTTTAAGTGGGAGTGCCATTAAATACAATAATGAGAGTTTGGCTGATAATGTTTTTTCAAAAAGCCTATGGAATATTATTCATTATGATGGCGAACAGGGGACTTTATTAAGGAATGATAACAACACTTATTTTGTGCAATTCACGCAGAGTAATGGTCAAAAATTTGTCTTTGAAGAGACTTTTAATCACGGCTCTATCACCTATAAATATTTTACCATTGATTCTTCACCCATCCACATAGGCACTAGCTCTAAAGATATTTGGGGGCAAATCCAAAAACAATTTGATTTTATTCCAGGAAAAATAGCCGTTTGTTCTGGAGTGTGTTATATCGCCCCATCTAAAAATCAAGACCTTATCGGTTCGACAGCTTTAGCGTGGTCGACTAACTTTGGAGCCACGGTGGTAGGGACTTTGCTTTTAGGAAGTGCACAAGAACAAGCGAATGACAATGGGGGTTCTATTTGGTTTGGTAAGAATAATTTATTGTATTTGCATGGTAATTTTAATGCGACTAATATCTTTTTAACGAATAATTTTAATGTGGGAAATCCTAACGCAGGCGGAGGGGCAACGATTAATTTTAACGCTGATGAAACCTTGAATGCTGATGGATTGAATTATACGAATTTTCAAACCGTTGCTCTAGGGTTACAAACAAGTAGTAGCCAGCATTCATGGGCAAATTTCAATTCTAAGCTTTCTATGGATATTAAAAATTCTAACTTCAGGGATTTCACTTGGGGGGGCTTTAATTTCAATTCAGGGCGTATGACTTTTGAAAACTCCACTTTTAGCGGTTGGACAAATATTAATGGAGCGACTGAAAGCGGCTCATCGTATATGCGAGCCATAGCTAATACGGATTTGATTTTCACTAATTCTATTTTGGGTGGGGGCATGCACTATGAATTGAGAGCCAGTAATATTATCTTTAATAACTCTCAAATGGTTATTGATGTGTCTAAGAATGTGAATCAGTCGCTACTGAGTGGGAATGTTACTTTCAATAACTCTAGACTCACTGTTAAACCAAACGCTTCTATAAGCGTTGGAGACAATCAAACTCAAACCATTTTAGAAAACGCATCAAGCCTTTCTTTTTATAATGACAGCGTGGCACATTTTAATGGGAGAACCACCTTTGAGGGCGTAGCGTATTTGAATTTAAACCCTAACGCTCAAATCAGTTTTAATCAAGTGGATTTTAATAACGCTAATGTAACCTTTTATGGCATTCCTTTATTTGGTAAAACGCCTAATTTTGGTAATTCTGTGCGTCTTATTAATTTTACAGGGGACACGACTTTTAATCAATCCACATTGAATTTAAGGGCTAAAAATATCCACTTGAATTTTCAAGGCACTTCTACTTTTGAAAATGATTCTATTATGAATTTAGCTCAAAGTTCTCAAGCAAGCTTTAATACTCTCAATGTAGAAGGGACAACGAATTTTAATCTCAATAGCTCAAGCCAATTGAATTTTAATGGAGTTAGCTCGTTTAACGCTCCTACAAGTTTCTATGCTAATGCTTCTCAAATCTCTTTCACTAATCAAGCGGTTTTTAACTCCAGTGTCTTATTTGATTTGGGACAAAACAGCACTCTAAATTTTCAAAAAGTCGTGTTAAATGGCACTTTAAATCTCTTAGGGGGTGGTAGCAATACTCTAGCTATTAATGCGAGTGGGAATTTTAGCTTTGGGACTAAGGGGCTTTTAAACCTGTCTTATGTGAATTTATTTGGTGGGGAGAACAAGGTTTATCAGATTTTACAGGCTCAAAGTATTGATGGTTTGGGTGGGGCGAGTGGCTATGAAAAAATCCGTTTTTATGGCATGCAAATTGATAAAGCTAGTTATTCTAATAACAATGGCAAACAATTATGGAGTTTTACTAATCCGCTCAACACTTCAGAGACCATTACAGAAACTCTACACAATAATCGTTTGAAGATTCAGATTGCTCAAAATGGCACCACTAATTCCAGCGTGATGTTTAATCTAGCCCCTAGTTTGTATAACTACAAACAAAACGCTTATGATGAAAGCACTAATTCCTATAATAATGTCAGCGACAAAGTCGGCACTTATTATCTAACGAGCAACATTAAAGGTTTGAATAAGAATAATGAGACGCCAGGAACTTATAATGCACTTAACCAACGCTTGCAAGCCTTACACATCTATAATCAGGCTATCACTAAGCAAGATTTAACAACGATTGCAAATTTAGGCAAAGAGTTTTTACCTAAAATAGCTAAGCTTCTATCTTCAGGGGTTTTAGATAGTCTTAATTTGAATAGTCCTAGTAGTTTTGAAACTATTTTAAATATTTTAAAAGAATATAATATCACTCTAAGCAGTACTGATTGGAAGAGCTTATTACATATTATCAATGGCTTTTCTAACACGATTAATCAGGATTTCTCTCAAGGCAATTTGGTTGTGGGGGCTACTAAAGAAGGGCAGACCAATACTAATAGCGTAATTTGGTTTGGGGGCGATGGGTATAAAGAGCCATGTGCAATTGGGGATAGCACTTGCCAAATGTTTAGAGAGACTAACTTAGGGCAATTGCTCCATTCTACTTCGCCATATTTAGGCTACATTAACGCTAACTTTAAGGCTAAAAACATTTATATTACCGGAACAATCGGTAGTGGGAATGCTTTTGGGAGTGGCGGAAGTGCGAATGTGTCTTTTGATAGTGGCACTAATTTAGTGCTTAATCAAGCCACCATTAAGGCTCAAGGGAGTGATAAACTTTTTTCTTATTTAGGGCAAGGTGGCATAGAGAAGATTTTTGGGGAAAAGGGCTTAGGGAATGTGCTTTCTAATATTATTTATGAAGAGAGCTTGAATAATAATGCGATTCCAAAGGGCTTGAGCGATATATTACCTAAAGATTTGGGGGCTAAGACTTTAGGTTCATTACTAAATCCTAGTGAAGTGAATAATCTCCTAGGCATGAGTGCTTTCAAAAATGCGATTATGGAGATTTTAAACACTAAAACGGTGGGAGATGTTTTTGGACCTAATGGGCTTTTAAATGCCCTAGACTCTGCTCAAAGAAAAGAAATTGATACCATGTTGCTCCAGCAAATTGAAGCCCATTCTTCAGGTTTTGAAAAATTTATGGTTAAAACTTTAGGGATTGATAATGTAGAAAACTTTATCAATAACTGGTATGGAAAGCAAAGCTTGAGTTCTTTTGCGAATAATTTTGTGCCGGGGGGATTAAATCAAGCCCTTGACAAAATAGGCTCTGACGCTGATGCTAAAGCCCTACAAAGCTTTTTGGATAAAACGACTTTTGGGGATATTTTAAGTCAAATGCTTGCTCAAACCCCTTTAATTAATAAACTCATCACTTGGCTTGGTCCACAGGATTTGAGCGTGTTAATCAATATCGCTTTAGAGAATATCACTAATCCAAGTAAGGAGTTAGTTAGCACCATTTCTAGCGTGGGTGAAAAAGTGTTAGATGATTTGCTCGGTCAAGGCGTGGTAACAAAAATCATGAACAATCAAGTCCTAGGGCAAATGATTAGTAAAATTATCGCTGATAAGGGCTTAGGGGGAGTTTATAATCAAGGTCTAGGCTCTATACTACCTAAATCTTTACAAGATGAGTTGAAGCAATTTGGCATGGGGTCTTTACTAGGCTCTAGGGGATTGCATAATTTTTGGCAAAAAGGGAATTTTAATTTCTTAGCGAAAAATTATGTCTTTGTGAATAACAGCTCTTTCAGTAACGCTACAGGTGGGGAGTTGAATTTCATAGCAGGTAAGTCTATTATCTTTAATGGGAATAACACCATTAATTTTACTGGGTATCAAGGCATGCTCTCATTCATTTCTAAAGATGTGTCTAATATTTCAATCAACACCTTAAACGCCACAAATGGTTTGATTCTTAATGCCCCACGAAATAATATTAGTGTGAAGCAAGGACAAATTTGTGTGAATATTTTGGATTGTGCGACTAATTCTAGCACTAAAGAAAACACTCATATCGCTTCAACAAGCTCTTCAAATGCGATAACCCCTACGAATGAAACACTAGAAGTGAATGCGAATAATTTCAGCTTCTTAGGAACGATTAAGGCTAATGGGGGGCTAGATTTCTCACATGTCCTACAAGATACGCTTATTGGGACTTTGAATTTGGAGCAAAATGCCACCCTTAAAGCTCATAATCTGAGTATTAACACCGCTTTTAATAATCAATCTGATTCTAGGGCTAGTATTAGTGGTAATTTCAACTTGCTTAAGGGGGCGACTCTAAGCACAAATGAAAATGGTTTGAGTGTGGGCGGTAATTTTTATAGTGAAGGGCAACTGATTTTTAATCTCAATAACCAAACAAATAAAGCAATTATTAATATCGCTGGCACTTCTACTATTATGTCTAATAATAATCAAGCCTTCATTGATGTTAATACTAAGCTCAAACAAGGCACTTACACGCTTATGGACGCTAAGCGTATGGTCTATGGCTATGATAATAAAAAGATTAATGGGGGAAGCTTGAGCGATTATCTCAAACTTTATACACTCATTGATTTTAATGGCAAACGCATGCAATTAAATGGCAATACCTTAAGCTATGATAACAAACCGGTTGATGTGAAAGATGGGGGCTTTGTGGTGAGCTTTAAAGACGCTCAAGGGCAAATGGTGTATTCATCTATCCTTTATAATAAGGTTCAAATTACCATTTCTGATAAGCCTATTATAATTCAAGCCCCTAATTTAGCCTACTATATCAACCACATTCAAGGTAGTAAGAGCTTGAGTGCTATCTATAAAGCGGGCGGTAGTAACGCCCTTATGTGGTTAGATGAGCTTTTTCAGGCTAAAGGGGGTAATCCATTATTTGCTCCTTATTATTTACAAGACCATTCTACTAAACACATTGTTACTTTAATGGAAGATATTACAAGTGCCTTAGGAATGCTCTCTAATCCTAGATTGAAAAATAATTCCACCGATTCTTTGCAGCTCAATACTTATACGCAACAAATGGGGCGTTTAGCCAAGCTCTCTAGTTTTGCTTCTTTTGCATCATCGGATTTTAGCGAACGCTTGAGTAGTCTTAAGAACAAGCGTTTTGCTGATGCAACGCCTAATGCTATGGATGTAGTTTTAAAATACTCTCAAAGAGATAAATTAAAAAATAATCTTTGGGTAACTGGTGTTGGGGGTGTGAGTTTTGTTAAAAGTGGCACAGGAACGCTCTATGGTATCAATGTAGGCTATGATAGGTTCATTAAGGGCGTAATTATAGGGGGGTATGCGGCTTATGCGTATAGTGGCTTTAATGACCGCATCACTTATTCTGGTTCTAATAATGTGAATGTGGGGCTATATGCTAGAGCCTTTATTAAAAAGAGCGAGCTGACCTTTAGTGTCAATGAAACTTGGGGGGCTAATCAAACCCAAATCAATTCTAACGATTCTTTATTGTCTATGATTAACCAGTCCTATAACTACAACACATGGACAACGAGTGCGAAACTCAATTATGGCTATGATTTCATGTTCAAAAATAAGAGCGTGATTTTTAAACCCCAAATTGGCTTAGGCTATTATTATATTGGCATAACCGGTTTAGAAGGCATGATGAATAATCCCCTCTATAATCAATTTAGGGCGAATGCTGACCCTTCTAAGAAATCGGTTTTAACCATTAATTTTGCCCTTGAAAACCGCCATTATTTCAATAAAAATTCTTATTTTTATGCGATTACTGGTATTGGGAGGGATTTATTTGTCAATTCTATGGGGGATAAAGTCGTGCGTTTTATTGGTGATAATACCTTGAGCTACAGAAAAGGCGAGCTTTACAATACTTTTGCGAGTATTACCACAGGCGGAGAAGTGAGATTGTTTAAAGGTTTTTATGCTAACGCTGGAGTGGGAGCAAGATTTGGCTTGAACTATGAAATGATAAACATTACAGGAAATGTTGGAATGCGTCTAGCGTTTTAA